In a genomic window of Streptomyces pristinaespiralis:
- a CDS encoding S-adenosylmethionine:tRNA ribosyltransferase-isomerase, translated as MMTGRRAEAVLESLRVPEELSARVPAEERGSGRDDVRLLVSRGTEVSHHGFRDLPGRLRAGDVLVVNTSATLAAAVDGRLGGDAVVVHFSTRGDLGRWAVELRRPDGAGSTLPRPGGPAGAVVRVPGGGELVLEAPLVAGGERLWWARASVDVPTLLRRYGRPIRYRYTQRDQPLSAYQTVFALPSPDGSGSAEMPSAARPFTAGVVADLVSRGVQFAPLVLHTGVASAEAHEPPYPERFEVPATTAWLVNAARAAGGRIVAVGTTAVRALESAADGEGVVRPVSGWTDLVVTPRRGVRAVDGLLTGLHEPEASHLLMLAAVAGRDALTCAYEEALRHRYLWHEFGDVHLILPGEGLTE; from the coding sequence ATGATGACGGGTCGGCGGGCGGAGGCGGTCCTGGAGAGTCTGCGGGTGCCGGAGGAGCTGTCCGCCCGGGTACCGGCGGAGGAACGCGGGTCGGGCCGGGACGACGTGCGGCTGCTCGTCTCGCGGGGCACGGAGGTGTCCCACCACGGCTTCCGGGACCTGCCGGGCCGGTTGCGGGCCGGTGACGTGCTGGTCGTCAACACGTCGGCCACCCTGGCGGCCGCCGTGGACGGGCGGCTCGGCGGCGACGCGGTCGTGGTGCACTTCTCCACCCGCGGGGACCTCGGGCGCTGGGCGGTGGAGCTGCGCAGGCCCGACGGTGCGGGCAGCACCCTGCCGCGCCCCGGGGGCCCGGCGGGGGCCGTCGTACGGGTACCGGGCGGCGGCGAGCTGGTGCTCGAGGCGCCGCTCGTCGCGGGCGGTGAGCGCCTGTGGTGGGCGAGGGCCTCCGTGGACGTGCCGACGCTGCTGCGGCGGTACGGCCGGCCGATCCGCTACCGCTACACGCAGCGGGACCAGCCGCTGTCCGCCTATCAGACGGTCTTCGCGCTCCCCTCCCCCGACGGCTCGGGGTCCGCGGAGATGCCGAGCGCCGCCCGTCCCTTCACGGCCGGTGTGGTGGCGGACCTGGTGAGCAGAGGGGTGCAGTTCGCCCCGCTCGTGCTCCATACGGGAGTGGCGTCGGCGGAGGCGCACGAGCCGCCGTACCCGGAGCGCTTCGAGGTGCCGGCGACCACGGCGTGGCTGGTGAACGCGGCACGCGCGGCCGGTGGCCGGATCGTGGCGGTCGGCACGACGGCCGTGCGGGCGCTGGAGTCGGCGGCGGACGGCGAGGGGGTGGTGCGTCCCGTCTCCGGCTGGACCGACCTGGTCGTGACGCCGCGACGCGGTGTGCGGGCCGTGGACGGTCTGCTGACCGGACTGCACGAACCGGAGGCGTCGCACCTGCTGATGCTGGCGGCCGTCGCCGGCCGGGACGCTCTGACCTGCGCGTACGAGGAGGCGCTGAGGCACCGCTACCTCTGGCACGAGTTCGGTGACGTCCACCTGATACTCCCCGGAGAGGGCCTCACGGAATGA
- a CDS encoding SDR family NAD(P)-dependent oxidoreductase, translating to MAVAVITGASKGLGRALAAALAQRGWDLVLGARTADVLKESAEHAARYGTRVVAVLGDVTDAGHRGELVAAAGRLGGLDLLVNNASALGAEPLVRLEALAPAGLRAALETNAVAPLGLVQEALPLLRASRTGTVVAVSSDAATTAYETWGGYGASKAALDQLAAVLAVEEPDLRVWSVDPGDMQTDLYAAAVPEDDDPRPSPESVVPAFLRLLEERPASGRYVAPSLLETR from the coding sequence ATGGCGGTAGCAGTGATCACTGGGGCGTCGAAGGGTCTGGGGCGGGCGCTGGCGGCGGCTCTCGCGCAGCGGGGCTGGGACCTCGTCCTGGGCGCGAGGACCGCGGACGTACTGAAGGAGAGCGCGGAGCACGCGGCCAGGTACGGCACCCGGGTCGTGGCGGTGCTGGGGGACGTCACGGACGCCGGACACCGCGGCGAGCTGGTGGCGGCGGCCGGTCGGCTCGGCGGTCTCGATCTGCTGGTGAACAACGCGAGCGCGCTGGGCGCCGAGCCCCTGGTGCGGCTGGAGGCGTTGGCGCCGGCGGGGCTGCGGGCCGCGCTGGAGACCAATGCGGTCGCTCCGCTGGGCCTGGTGCAGGAGGCGCTGCCCCTGCTGCGGGCGTCGCGGACCGGGACGGTCGTCGCGGTCAGCTCGGACGCCGCGACCACGGCGTACGAGACCTGGGGCGGCTACGGCGCCTCCAAGGCGGCGCTCGACCAGCTCGCCGCCGTCCTGGCGGTGGAGGAGCCGGATCTGCGGGTGTGGAGCGTCGACCCGGGCGACATGCAGACGGACCTCTACGCGGCAGCGGTGCCGGAGGACGACGATCCCCGCCCCTCCCCCGAATCCGTGGTTCCCGCGTTCCTGCGCCTGCTCGAGGAGCGGCCCGCCAGTGGCCGGTACGTGGCCCCGTCGCTGCTGGAGACCCGATGA